The following are encoded together in the Patagioenas fasciata isolate bPatFas1 chromosome 7, bPatFas1.hap1, whole genome shotgun sequence genome:
- the ICOS gene encoding inducible T-cell costimulator, which translates to MNSSPSSQQTEDWCQCQASMKSVAVAFCVLCFQFEALYGVDSCSPRPCKNTEQPHVSDSQVMVEFENGNFKFTFPNPQNVSEFSMTLFKGHEKKEICALHLSKENTIHKTNVTYCQTEHTTSSTTFILQNLERKHIDLYTYCLEMFLPPPYRDCRLKETYLYIQDKADCISLGHMSWVIIGLITLAMISCICCVVACCLRNKNRQCESKSHEYNSEYMPMAAVNEAKKTRI; encoded by the exons ATGAATTCTTCCCCATCCTCACAGCAGACAGAAGACTGGTGTCAGTGTCAGGCAAGCATGAAGTCGGTTGCTGTAGCTTTCTGTGTCCTCTGCTTTCAGTTTGAAGCCCTGTACG GAGTTGACAGCTGCTCGCCAAGACCATGCAAAAATACAG AGCAGCCTCATGTCTCTGACTCCCAGGTGATGGTGGAATTTGAAAATGGAAATTTCAAGTTCACATTCCCCAATCCTCAAAATGTGAGCGAGTTCAGCATGACCCTCTTCAAAGGGCATGAAAAGAAGGAGATCTGTGCACTCCATTTAAGCAAGGAGAACACTATCCACAAGACTAACGTCACCTACTGCCAGACTGAGCATACAACTAGCAGCACCACTTTCATTCTTCAAAATCTGGAAAGAAAGCATATCGACCTTTATACCTACTGCCTGGAGATGTTCTTACCCCCTCCTTATAGAGATTGCCGGCTGAAAGAAACCTATTTGTACATCCAAG ATAAGGCAGACTGCATTTCACTGGGGCACATGTCATGGGTCATTATTGGCCTGATCACGCTTGCCATGATTTCCTGTATTTGCTGCGTCGTAGCCTGTTGCTTAAGGAACAAG AATCGCCAGTGTGAATCCAAATCCCATGAGTACAACAGTGAATACATGCCCATGGCGGCAGTGAATGAAGCCAAGAAAACAAGAATCTGA